Proteins from a genomic interval of Clostridium scatologenes:
- a CDS encoding AAA family ATPase encodes MAYKIAVAGKGGTGKTTLTGLLIDYLVKKGEKPILAVDADANANLNEVLGEEVEETIGDIKEDVNQKSLEGNKFPGGMLKADYLKYKLNTSITEGDGYDMIVMGRSQGPGCYCYVNGVLKSQIDSLAANYQYIIIDNEAGMEHLSRKLVESIDTLFLISDCSRRGIQAVGRIRRLVDELKLKVGQIFLIVNRAPEGKINDGTMEEIKKQDLDLLGVVPMDSTIYEYDTSGKPLVDMPEDSPSKKTLYDILSKIQFNK; translated from the coding sequence ATGGCATATAAAATAGCTGTAGCAGGAAAAGGTGGAACTGGTAAAACTACATTAACAGGATTGTTAATAGATTATCTTGTAAAAAAAGGAGAAAAACCAATACTAGCTGTAGATGCTGATGCAAATGCTAATTTAAATGAAGTTTTAGGTGAAGAAGTAGAAGAAACTATAGGGGATATAAAAGAAGATGTAAACCAAAAATCACTTGAAGGTAATAAATTTCCGGGAGGCATGTTAAAAGCTGATTACTTAAAATACAAATTAAATACATCCATAACGGAAGGCGATGGCTATGACATGATTGTAATGGGAAGATCCCAAGGGCCTGGATGCTATTGTTATGTAAATGGGGTGTTAAAGTCTCAGATAGATTCTTTAGCTGCAAATTATCAATATATAATTATAGATAATGAAGCTGGAATGGAGCATTTGAGCAGGAAGCTAGTTGAGAGTATTGATACATTATTTTTAATAAGCGACTGCTCTAGAAGAGGTATTCAAGCTGTAGGAAGAATAAGAAGGTTAGTTGATGAATTGAAATTAAAAGTAGGCCAAATTTTTCTTATAGTTAATAGAGCTCCAGAAGGCAAAATAAATGATGGAACTATGGAAGAAATAAAAAAACAAGATCTAGATTTATTAGGTGTTGTACCTATGGATTCTACCATTTATGAGTATGATACAAGTGGGAAACCTCTAGTAGATATGCCAGAGGATTCCCCTTCTAAAAAAACACTATATGATATTTTATCAAAAATCCAATTTAATAAATAA